The Candidatus Omnitrophota bacterium genome contains the following window.
ACAGTGCCGATTTATGAAGCGGCATTACTGGCAAGGAAAAAGAGAGGCAGCTTTCTCAAGATGGATTTAGAGACAATGCTTAAATGCATTGAAAATCAGGCAAAAGAGGGTGTTGACTTCTTTACAATTCATTCTGGCATAACAAGAGAAGGATTAAAGATCTTAAAAAAATCCAAACGTCAGATTAAAATTGCAAGCAGGGGAGGAGCAATTTTAAGCGCTTGGATGGATGCAAATAAAAAAGAAAATCCTCTCTATGAACATTTTGATGAAATTTTAAAGATTGCATATAAATACGATATTGTCTTGAGTCTGGGTGACGCCTTAAGGCCTGGCGCAATATCTGATGCCACTGATGCTGCACAAATAAACGAATTAAGACACCTGGCTGATCTTGTGAAAAAGGCAAGAAGAAAAAATGTGCAGGTTATTGTAGAAGGACCCGGGCATGTGCCGCTACATCAAATCGAATCTAATATTGTCCTGCAAAAAAAGTTATGTAAAAACGCGCCATTTTATGTCCTGGGGCCGCTTGTTTGTGATGTGGCAGCAGGATATGACCACATAACTGCGGCAATCGGAGGCGCTTTGGCTGCTATGTATGGTGCTGATTTTCTTTGCTATGTCACACCTGCAGAGCATTTACGGCTACCTACGATCAGCGACATGAGAGAAGGTCTGATTGCCTCGCGCATTGCGGCGCACAGCGCAGATATTGCCAAGGGAATTAAACAAGCGGATAAATGGGACAGGCAGGTATCTTCTGCAAGAAATAAAAGAGATTGGAAAAAGCTAATCTCTCTTTCTATTGATCCGCAACGAGCAAGCGAATTTAGACACTCTATTAAAGCAAGGGAATTAAAAACCTGTTCTATGTGCGGTGATTATTGCTCTATGAAACTGACCGAGGCTTCATTACCTAGTTAAGTCAGTATTTTTGCGGGCGTAGTTCAGTGGTAGAACATTAGCTTCCCAAGCTAAAAATGAGGGTTCGATTCCCTTCGCCCGCTTGGATTAGAATTAAAAA
Protein-coding sequences here:
- the thiC gene encoding phosphomethylpyrimidine synthase ThiC gives rise to the protein MTQIDQAKTNRITQEVRYIAKLEKIPSKLLSKRIASNEAVIFSNNIRRPKKTTAVGKGLKTKVNVNIGSSTDKANVKLELKKLREAVNLGADTIMDLSVGPDAQRVRNLILKNSPIPVGTVPIYEAALLARKKRGSFLKMDLETMLKCIENQAKEGVDFFTIHSGITREGLKILKKSKRQIKIASRGGAILSAWMDANKKENPLYEHFDEILKIAYKYDIVLSLGDALRPGAISDATDAAQINELRHLADLVKKARRKNVQVIVEGPGHVPLHQIESNIVLQKKLCKNAPFYVLGPLVCDVAAGYDHITAAIGGALAAMYGADFLCYVTPAEHLRLPTISDMREGLIASRIAAHSADIAKGIKQADKWDRQVSSARNKRDWKKLISLSIDPQRASEFRHSIKARELKTCSMCGDYCSMKLTEASLPS